In Prochlorococcus marinus str. MIT 1214, one DNA window encodes the following:
- a CDS encoding DegT/DnrJ/EryC1/StrS family aminotransferase, with the protein MNKKLSKKLSTNNKSEKIFYAESDYSQDEIDAVIDVLKNNRLSLMVGKQVKLLEEKVANIFNKNYGLMVNSGSSANLISLLSLKLKAGSRVITPSLTFSTTIAPIVQSNLIPYFVDVEEETLQINTSRLKEIDLDNVSAICVPNLIGNIANWNEIYNFAKENNLKIIEDSADTIGYTYRTKLDNWSDISTTSFYASHVITGAGFGGMVSYSNSDDYYQGLSLRGWGRRSCMYGETEDYERRFASKIDGLDYDDKYIFDQIGFNFLPSEISAAFALVQLDKLKANLKKRSDNFNFLRKEFSSSNNFFIPFSYDNVETGWLAFPLIFRNKLALKRKDIQIFLEKAGIQTRTIFSGNIMRQPVAEKFSWDKFGSFEVSDNIMKSGILLGIHNRQSQDNLNYIVNKVFEAEYLFAN; encoded by the coding sequence GTGAATAAGAAATTATCTAAGAAATTATCAACTAACAATAAAAGTGAAAAAATTTTTTATGCTGAGTCGGATTATTCACAGGATGAAATCGATGCAGTAATAGATGTTTTAAAAAACAATCGACTTTCTTTAATGGTAGGAAAGCAAGTTAAATTATTAGAGGAAAAAGTTGCTAATATTTTCAATAAGAATTATGGGTTAATGGTTAATAGTGGTTCATCTGCAAATCTTATTTCTTTGTTGTCATTGAAATTGAAGGCAGGGTCCAGGGTTATAACACCTTCTTTGACTTTCTCTACTACGATTGCACCAATTGTGCAAAGTAATCTAATACCTTATTTTGTAGATGTTGAGGAGGAAACACTACAGATAAATACATCCAGGTTGAAGGAGATTGATCTTGATAATGTATCTGCTATTTGTGTTCCTAATTTAATTGGGAATATAGCAAATTGGAATGAGATATATAATTTTGCTAAAGAGAATAATCTTAAAATTATTGAAGATTCTGCAGATACTATAGGTTACACATATCGGACTAAATTAGACAATTGGTCTGATATCTCAACAACTAGTTTTTATGCCTCCCATGTTATTACAGGAGCTGGTTTTGGTGGGATGGTTTCTTATTCTAATTCCGATGATTATTATCAAGGCCTTTCTTTAAGAGGTTGGGGAAGAAGATCATGTATGTATGGGGAAACAGAAGATTATGAAAGAAGATTTGCCTCAAAGATAGATGGACTTGATTATGATGACAAATATATATTTGATCAAATTGGTTTTAACTTTTTACCTTCAGAGATATCTGCAGCATTTGCTTTAGTTCAACTTGATAAGTTGAAGGCAAATCTTAAAAAAAGATCTGACAATTTTAATTTTCTTCGAAAGGAATTCTCTTCTTCAAATAACTTTTTTATTCCTTTTTCTTACGATAATGTTGAGACTGGTTGGTTGGCATTTCCATTGATTTTTAGGAATAAATTAGCTTTGAAAAGAAAGGATATTCAGATATTCCTAGAAAAAGCTGGTATTCAAACCAGGACAATTTTTTCAGGAAATATTATGAGACAGCCTGTTGCTGAGAAATTTAGTTGGGATAAGTTCGGATCATTCGAAGTTAGTGACAATATAATGAAATCTGGCATATTATTAGGAATTCATAATAGACAAAGTCAAGATAATCTAAATTATATAGTTAATAAAGTTTTTGAAGCAGAATATTTATTTGCTAATTGA
- a CDS encoding tetratricopeptide repeat protein, producing MDEFAQRKTQQKNKDKIIVYPVPMNLDEIKNDLTITTKISSKSLKQRIINKAYKLQEKGQVLEAEKYYQYFVEKGFSDASVFSNYAIILKTLGKLDKAKLYLRKAIEIKHDFANAHNNLGTVLHDLKELEQAELAFRKAISIRPRFADAHNNLANILKDAGKLQEAELSARKAIELKPDSSIAHSSLARILILINKLDEAEMYLKKAIKLKPKPDYYYSLGQLLEKSDKKEDALYQYKNAQNLDPNNLSYQLEGKLRFSAIPFNQEQINKERKQYKKQISQIDQYINPVFTGKIFSTSSFYLAYHNASDDLEILKLLGNVLRNSKGLINTKFNQEKGIIESQRRNSIRLGICSEYLKNHSVCMFFGNIIKQIASSDVEVIIFRTPYSEVDSLSQSIDSLASEVIMMPESIQEASDLILNQSIDILFYPDIGMSNYTYLLSLSRLALVQFTTLGHPMTSGLPEIDYFISCDNYETKYSNEFYSERLIKLNRIPVNYSKPINKGNTFNKSKLNISEKSFLIGIPHAPFKFHPDYDKILDKILENIPNSFLFFADGPKKLQTDKLKERWAKTTKLVLNRTIFYPRVSFGDFLEIVKMLDIIIDPFYFGMGNTFYQAMAFNTPVVTMPTNHMKSRHAFAGYKQMDIKGAPIANSPDEYISICKKLAFDKSYRENIETQINEKANKYLFNDETIFEEYIQFLKDSLSAAQNNTLLPENWKPKSNFN from the coding sequence ATGGATGAATTTGCTCAAAGAAAAACTCAGCAGAAAAATAAAGATAAAATAATAGTATACCCTGTGCCTATGAATTTGGATGAAATAAAAAATGACCTCACGATTACAACCAAAATCTCCTCAAAATCGTTAAAGCAAAGAATAATTAATAAAGCATATAAATTACAAGAGAAGGGGCAAGTTTTAGAGGCCGAAAAATATTATCAATACTTCGTAGAGAAAGGATTCTCTGATGCTTCTGTATTTTCAAACTATGCAATTATTTTGAAAACATTAGGAAAATTAGATAAGGCAAAATTATATCTAAGGAAAGCTATTGAAATCAAACATGATTTTGCAAATGCTCATAATAATTTAGGAACAGTATTACATGATCTTAAAGAATTAGAACAAGCAGAATTGGCTTTCCGCAAAGCAATATCAATAAGACCTCGCTTTGCAGATGCACATAATAATTTAGCTAATATTTTAAAAGACGCAGGTAAATTACAAGAAGCTGAATTATCAGCACGTAAAGCTATTGAACTTAAGCCAGATTCTTCAATAGCGCACTCAAGCCTTGCCAGAATTTTAATTCTAATTAATAAATTAGATGAAGCTGAAATGTATCTAAAAAAAGCAATTAAATTAAAACCGAAACCTGATTATTATTATTCATTAGGACAATTATTAGAAAAGTCAGATAAAAAAGAAGATGCCTTATATCAATATAAAAATGCTCAGAATTTGGATCCTAACAACTTATCTTACCAATTAGAAGGTAAACTTAGATTCTCTGCAATACCTTTTAATCAGGAACAAATAAATAAAGAGAGAAAACAATATAAGAAACAAATATCACAAATAGATCAATATATAAATCCAGTTTTCACCGGAAAAATATTTTCAACATCTTCATTTTACTTGGCTTATCATAATGCATCTGATGACTTGGAAATTTTAAAACTATTAGGTAATGTTTTAAGAAATTCAAAAGGATTAATTAATACTAAATTTAATCAAGAAAAAGGAATAATAGAATCTCAAAGAAGAAACTCTATTAGGCTTGGTATTTGCTCTGAGTATTTAAAGAACCATTCAGTTTGTATGTTTTTTGGAAACATTATCAAGCAAATAGCATCTTCAGATGTAGAGGTCATAATATTTCGAACTCCTTATTCCGAAGTAGATTCACTTAGTCAATCGATTGATTCACTTGCATCAGAGGTAATAATGATGCCAGAATCTATACAAGAGGCATCCGATTTAATATTAAATCAATCAATTGATATACTTTTTTATCCTGATATTGGGATGTCTAATTATACATATCTTCTGTCATTATCAAGACTAGCTTTGGTACAATTTACCACCCTTGGGCATCCAATGACGTCTGGATTACCTGAAATTGACTATTTTATTTCTTGTGATAATTATGAAACTAAATATTCTAATGAATTTTATTCTGAAAGATTAATTAAACTAAATAGAATACCTGTGAATTATTCTAAACCGATAAATAAAGGAAATACATTCAATAAATCTAAGTTAAATATATCTGAAAAATCATTCTTAATTGGAATACCTCATGCTCCTTTCAAATTTCATCCAGATTATGATAAAATCCTTGATAAAATTCTAGAAAACATTCCAAATTCTTTTCTTTTCTTTGCAGATGGTCCTAAAAAATTACAGACAGATAAGTTAAAGGAAAGATGGGCAAAAACTACAAAATTAGTTTTGAATCGAACAATATTTTACCCACGAGTCTCATTTGGCGATTTTTTAGAAATAGTAAAAATGTTAGATATAATAATTGATCCATTTTATTTTGGAATGGGTAACACCTTTTATCAGGCAATGGCTTTTAATACTCCTGTAGTAACAATGCCAACAAATCATATGAAATCTAGACATGCATTTGCAGGATACAAGCAAATGGATATCAAAGGTGCACCTATCGCTAATTCACCAGATGAATATATATCAATATGCAAGAAGCTAGCTTTTGATAAATCATATAGAGAAAATATCGAAACCCAAATAAATGAAAAGGCAAATAAATATCTTTTCAATGATGAAACTATTTTTGAAGAATATATTCAGTTCCTAAAGGATTCACTTTCTGCTGCTCAAAATAATACTTTATTGCCAGAGAACTGGAAGCCAAAATCTAATTTTAATTGA
- the ftsH gene encoding ATP-dependent zinc metalloprotease FtsH, with product MPIRQDENQPNRRFGIINLVLIGFGALLLFSSFFPSQNTQVPRVPYSLFINQVDDGEVKRAYITQDQIRYELSQAEEGAPSVLATTPIFDMELPQRLEKKGVEFAAAPPKKPNIFTTILSWVVPPLIFILVLQFFARRSMGGGGAQGALSFTKSKAKVYVPDDESKVTFEDVAGVDEAKDELTEIVDFLKRPQRYTDIGARIPKGVLLVGPPGTGKTLLSKAVAGEAEVPFFIISGSEFVELFVGAGAARVRDLFEQAKKKAPCIIFIDELDAIGKSRSGSMGVVGGNDEREQTLNQLLTEMDGFSSTDKPVIVLAATNQPEVLDAALLRPGRFDRQVLVDRPDLSGRKTILEIYTKKVKLSNEIDLERIAQATSGFAGADLANMVNEAALLAARGKRTSVEQKDLNEAIERVVAGLEKKSRVLQDDEKKIVAYHEVGHAIVGHLMPGGSKVAKISIVPRGMSALGYTLQLPTEERFLNSKEDLQGQIATLLGGRSAEEIIFGKITTGASNDLQRATDLAEQMVGTYGMSDILGPLAYDKQGGGQFLGGNNNPRRELSDATAQAIDKEVRSLVDDAHESALNILKNNLSLLEDISQKILEKEVIEGDELKEMLSSSVMPEKVLN from the coding sequence ATGCCAATACGACAGGACGAAAATCAACCAAATAGACGTTTTGGGATAATTAATTTAGTTCTCATAGGTTTTGGAGCGCTTCTCCTCTTTAGTAGCTTTTTCCCAAGTCAAAATACACAAGTACCAAGAGTTCCTTATTCACTATTTATTAATCAAGTAGATGATGGAGAAGTTAAGCGTGCATACATAACTCAAGATCAGATTAGATACGAACTATCTCAAGCAGAAGAAGGGGCTCCATCAGTTCTTGCAACAACTCCTATTTTTGATATGGAGTTACCTCAAAGGCTAGAGAAGAAAGGCGTCGAGTTCGCAGCTGCACCTCCTAAGAAACCCAACATATTTACTACTATTCTCAGCTGGGTTGTACCACCTCTAATATTTATTCTTGTCTTGCAGTTTTTTGCTCGCAGAAGCATGGGAGGTGGAGGAGCTCAAGGAGCTCTCAGTTTCACTAAAAGTAAAGCTAAGGTTTATGTCCCTGATGATGAATCAAAAGTTACTTTCGAAGATGTTGCAGGCGTTGATGAAGCAAAAGACGAATTAACTGAAATAGTTGATTTCCTCAAAAGGCCTCAAAGATATACAGATATTGGTGCAAGAATTCCTAAGGGTGTTTTACTTGTTGGTCCTCCTGGAACTGGTAAAACTCTTCTATCTAAAGCAGTTGCAGGTGAGGCGGAAGTACCTTTCTTCATCATTTCTGGCTCTGAGTTTGTAGAATTATTTGTAGGTGCAGGTGCAGCAAGGGTTAGGGATTTATTTGAACAAGCCAAGAAAAAAGCACCTTGTATAATTTTTATTGATGAACTTGATGCGATAGGAAAAAGTAGATCAGGTTCAATGGGAGTTGTTGGTGGAAATGATGAGAGAGAGCAAACTCTCAATCAGCTCCTTACAGAAATGGATGGTTTCTCTTCAACCGATAAACCAGTAATCGTTCTTGCAGCTACTAACCAACCTGAAGTCTTAGATGCAGCCCTATTACGTCCAGGAAGATTTGATAGACAGGTACTTGTTGATAGACCCGACTTATCTGGCAGAAAAACAATTTTGGAAATTTATACAAAGAAAGTGAAGCTTTCTAATGAGATTGATTTAGAACGAATTGCCCAAGCAACTAGTGGGTTTGCTGGAGCTGACCTAGCCAATATGGTAAACGAAGCAGCTCTTTTGGCTGCCCGTGGCAAAAGAACATCAGTCGAACAAAAGGACCTTAACGAAGCAATTGAAAGAGTAGTTGCTGGGCTAGAGAAAAAGAGCAGAGTTTTGCAAGACGATGAGAAAAAGATTGTTGCCTATCATGAGGTTGGTCACGCAATTGTTGGTCACCTTATGCCTGGAGGTAGCAAAGTTGCAAAAATATCAATTGTACCAAGGGGTATGAGTGCCTTGGGATATACACTCCAATTACCTACTGAGGAAAGATTCCTAAATTCAAAAGAAGATTTACAAGGTCAAATAGCTACCCTTCTTGGTGGTAGATCTGCAGAAGAAATAATTTTTGGAAAAATTACTACCGGGGCATCGAATGATCTCCAAAGAGCTACTGATTTAGCAGAGCAGATGGTAGGCACATATGGTATGAGTGATATTTTGGGACCTCTGGCATATGACAAGCAGGGTGGAGGTCAATTTCTAGGTGGTAACAACAACCCTAGAAGAGAACTAAGTGATGCTACTGCTCAGGCTATCGATAAAGAAGTTAGAAGTTTGGTAGATGATGCACATGAAAGTGCCTTAAACATTCTTAAGAATAATCTTTCATTATTAGAAGATATTTCTCAGAAGATCCTTGAAAAGGAAGTAATAGAGGGAGATGAGCTAAAAGAAATGCTTTCGAGTAGTGTCATGCCTGAAAAAGTTTTAAATTAA
- the rfbA gene encoding glucose-1-phosphate thymidylyltransferase RfbA, with the protein MTYSSLRKGIILAGGKGKRLAPLTKSISKQLMPVYDKPMIYYPLATLMLCGIKEIMIVSDPDHIGLFRKLLDNGKEWGIDLQYAIQQKPEGVAQAVLIGEEFIGSNNVAIALGDNIFHGNDLISILRSADSWNKGGTIFAYPVSDPENYGVLKFDHSGSVIEIEEKPKKPSSQYAVTGMYFYDNTVIERAKKLNFSSRGELEITDLNKSYLNDQLLNVKMMGRGIAWLDTGTIDSLQEASLYIRTLEYRQGLKIGCPEEISWRQGWINDNQLVKLANNLSHSSYGEYLRRLLEFKIKDPLSN; encoded by the coding sequence TTGACTTATTCTTCTCTGCGTAAAGGAATAATACTTGCAGGTGGTAAAGGAAAAAGATTAGCTCCACTTACTAAATCTATTAGTAAGCAATTAATGCCAGTCTATGACAAGCCCATGATTTATTACCCTTTGGCAACCTTAATGCTTTGTGGTATTAAAGAAATCATGATTGTTAGTGATCCTGACCATATTGGACTATTTCGAAAGCTTCTAGATAACGGGAAAGAATGGGGGATAGATCTTCAATATGCAATACAGCAAAAGCCAGAAGGAGTTGCGCAAGCTGTTTTGATAGGTGAAGAATTTATTGGTAGTAATAATGTTGCTATTGCCTTAGGGGATAATATTTTTCATGGAAATGATTTGATTTCAATTTTACGCTCTGCAGATTCTTGGAATAAAGGTGGTACGATTTTTGCGTATCCTGTAAGTGATCCTGAAAATTATGGTGTTTTGAAGTTTGATCATTCTGGCTCCGTAATTGAGATTGAAGAAAAACCTAAAAAACCCTCGAGTCAATATGCTGTTACTGGGATGTATTTCTATGATAATACTGTTATTGAGAGAGCTAAAAAACTAAATTTTTCTTCGCGAGGTGAATTGGAAATTACAGATTTAAATAAAAGTTATTTGAATGATCAACTTTTAAATGTGAAGATGATGGGAAGGGGAATTGCATGGCTTGACACTGGTACCATTGATTCACTTCAAGAAGCATCATTATATATTCGAACACTTGAATATCGCCAAGGCTTAAAAATAGGTTGCCCTGAAGAGATCTCTTGGAGACAAGGGTGGATTAATGATAATCAATTAGTAAAATTAGCAAATAATCTAAGTCACAGTAGCTACGGTGAGTATCTAAGAAGGCTTTTAGAATTCAAGATAAAAGATCCTTTATCAAATTAA
- a CDS encoding copper-binding protein: protein MHNPFSIYWNKNWTFQIVHMEGGIYIEAKGLGVQIRKPFLATENPLTAADYLVHGEDRNRQYLFNSWKSNKNIHDFN from the coding sequence ATGCATAATCCTTTCTCAATTTATTGGAATAAAAATTGGACATTTCAAATAGTACATATGGAAGGAGGAATTTATATAGAAGCAAAAGGACTGGGAGTTCAAATAAGAAAACCTTTCTTGGCAACTGAAAACCCATTGACTGCAGCAGATTATTTAGTGCATGGAGAAGATAGAAATAGACAGTATTTGTTCAACTCTTGGAAATCAAATAAAAACATTCATGATTTTAATTAG
- the rfbB gene encoding dTDP-glucose 4,6-dehydratase, which translates to MHSFKSLKRVLITGGSGFIGSRLVRRLINETNLKLFNLDKLGYASNLDKNNKDCDLNRYQLLRIDLSNFEDTKMAIKLADPDLVFHLAAESHVDRSISGPRPFLESNIIGTFNLLEALRFHWDTLPSIRKNIFRFIHVSTDEVFGSLGQSELFFEESSYNPSSPYSATKAASDHLVKSWNKTYGIPSIVTNSCNNFGPYQYPEKLIPVIIINAINNKPIPIYGDGKNIRDWIYVEDHIDALIKIALYGSIGESYCIGAGQERSNEEIVEMICGLLDRYNSKNSPHNRFKSYVKDRLGHDRRYAINNKKIREELNWSPKMKFIDSMKLTVKWYIENIEWCEKFDC; encoded by the coding sequence ATGCATTCCTTTAAATCTTTAAAAAGAGTTCTTATTACTGGTGGCTCAGGATTTATAGGTTCAAGATTAGTTCGTAGGTTGATTAATGAAACCAATCTTAAGTTATTTAATTTAGATAAATTAGGCTATGCAAGTAATTTAGATAAAAACAATAAAGATTGTGATTTGAATAGATATCAATTATTGAGGATTGACTTATCTAATTTTGAAGATACAAAAATGGCTATAAAGTTAGCTGATCCTGATCTAGTTTTTCACTTAGCCGCAGAAAGTCATGTTGATAGAAGTATATCTGGACCCAGGCCATTTTTAGAAAGTAATATAATTGGTACTTTTAATTTACTTGAAGCTTTAAGATTTCATTGGGATACACTTCCATCAATTAGAAAGAATATTTTTAGATTTATTCATGTGAGCACTGATGAAGTTTTTGGATCACTTGGTCAATCTGAACTTTTTTTTGAGGAAAGTTCTTATAATCCAAGTAGCCCATATTCAGCAACAAAAGCTGCTAGTGATCATTTAGTTAAATCTTGGAATAAGACTTATGGAATTCCTTCTATAGTAACTAACTCATGTAATAACTTTGGTCCCTATCAGTACCCTGAAAAATTAATACCAGTAATTATAATAAATGCTATTAATAATAAACCTATTCCTATTTATGGAGATGGTAAAAATATACGTGACTGGATATATGTAGAAGATCATATAGATGCGTTAATAAAAATAGCTTTATATGGAAGTATTGGAGAATCCTATTGCATTGGTGCTGGTCAAGAGAGGAGTAATGAGGAAATAGTAGAAATGATTTGTGGATTATTAGATCGCTATAATAGTAAAAACTCTCCTCATAATAGATTCAAGAGTTATGTGAAAGATCGTTTAGGTCATGATAGAAGATATGCTATAAATAATAAGAAAATAAGAGAAGAGCTGAATTGGAGTCCAAAAATGAAATTTATTGATTCAATGAAATTAACAGTGAAATGGTATATAGAAAATATTGAATGGTGTGAAAAATTTGATTGTTGA
- a CDS encoding DUF3122 domain-containing protein has protein sequence MEGFRDLFRLIISCLLIFCCFFISVNKSFADSKFTLNEQEKQIKRSLESLKDLDYQTWQIIVYPSSKESKNLILRIVGYPGSLRIDHPTSLIVNSGRKTWDLKDITKNSKIKLETLNDSAAEFDLTTLIAELDKNRPLRIRLPGLINDLPIPPYLVSEWRSLAE, from the coding sequence ATGGAAGGATTTCGTGATTTATTTCGTCTAATAATTTCTTGTCTTTTGATTTTTTGTTGTTTTTTCATTAGCGTAAATAAAAGTTTTGCAGATTCAAAATTCACTTTAAATGAACAAGAAAAACAGATTAAAAGAAGTTTAGAGAGCCTAAAAGACTTGGATTACCAAACTTGGCAAATTATTGTCTATCCAAGTTCCAAAGAGTCGAAGAATTTAATTTTACGAATTGTTGGCTATCCAGGCTCACTAAGGATTGATCATCCAACAAGCTTAATAGTTAATTCTGGAAGAAAGACTTGGGATCTAAAAGACATAACCAAAAACAGTAAAATCAAACTTGAAACTCTGAATGATTCTGCTGCAGAATTTGACCTAACAACTTTGATTGCTGAATTGGATAAAAATAGACCCTTGAGAATTAGATTACCTGGCTTGATAAATGATTTACCAATCCCGCCATACTTAGTAAGTGAATGGAGATCATTGGCTGAATAA
- the lexA gene encoding transcriptional repressor LexA: MPEEALTAAQQELYDWLVDFIGDHHHSPSIRQMMQAMGLRSPAPIQSRLRHLQQKGWIKWQEGQARTLQLIEETISGVPVLGAIAAGGLIETFDDVQETLELNSVLQLKGLFALTVNGDSMIDSFIADGDMVLMEPVSEPSLLRNGTIVSAMVPGLGTTLKHFFRDGALVRLEAANPAYEPIEIAADQVHIQGKLAAVWRKT, from the coding sequence ATGCCAGAAGAAGCCCTAACTGCTGCCCAGCAAGAACTCTATGACTGGCTTGTAGATTTTATTGGAGATCATCATCACAGCCCTTCAATAAGGCAGATGATGCAAGCTATGGGACTTAGATCTCCAGCACCAATCCAAAGCCGACTCAGACATCTGCAACAAAAAGGTTGGATAAAATGGCAAGAAGGCCAGGCCAGGACGCTTCAATTAATAGAGGAGACCATTTCAGGTGTACCTGTTTTAGGGGCAATAGCTGCAGGAGGTTTAATTGAAACTTTTGATGATGTGCAGGAAACTCTGGAGTTGAATTCTGTTCTTCAATTGAAAGGACTTTTTGCTTTAACAGTGAATGGAGATTCAATGATTGATTCTTTTATTGCAGACGGAGATATGGTTTTAATGGAACCAGTAAGTGAACCTTCTCTTTTGAGAAACGGTACTATTGTTAGCGCAATGGTACCAGGCTTGGGAACTACGTTAAAACATTTTTTTCGTGATGGAGCTTTAGTTCGTTTAGAAGCTGCTAATCCAGCTTATGAACCTATAGAAATTGCTGCTGATCAAGTTCATATTCAGGGGAAGTTAGCAGCTGTTTGGAGGAAGACTTGA
- the ribD gene encoding bifunctional diaminohydroxyphosphoribosylaminopyrimidine deaminase/5-amino-6-(5-phosphoribosylamino)uracil reductase RibD produces the protein MVNLHEDQKKWVPWMRRAIQLALLAEGRTSPNPLVGAIVTDSRGRLVGEGFHSGAGNPHAEIEALTQAGKKSVDGTIVVTLEPCCHQGLTPPCTEAIIKAGLKRVVIGMIDPDPRVSGNGISILKDSGIEVIVGVLSQECESINREFSFRVRHGRPWGVLKWAMSLDGRIGLPNGCSKWITDIPARTSVHQIRSKCDAVIVGGETVRVDNPLLTSRGKSNVEPLRVIFSRSLNLPKAAKLWDTKIARTIIAYGPEGNEAFFSDLPEGIEKLRLNKNDPSELLSALAKKGCNKILWECGPQLATSAIKANCVQELVVFVAPKLLGGKSAMSPLNSFGFESISSTYKLQHSFLDRKGEDLCLRLLF, from the coding sequence ATGGTTAATTTGCATGAGGATCAAAAAAAATGGGTGCCATGGATGAGACGTGCAATCCAACTGGCTTTATTGGCTGAAGGTAGAACAAGCCCAAATCCTCTTGTGGGAGCAATTGTGACGGATTCGAGAGGAAGACTTGTTGGAGAGGGATTTCATTCAGGTGCAGGGAACCCTCATGCTGAAATAGAAGCACTTACTCAAGCAGGAAAGAAGTCTGTTGATGGAACAATCGTTGTAACTTTAGAACCCTGTTGCCATCAGGGCTTAACACCCCCATGTACAGAAGCAATAATAAAAGCAGGTTTGAAAAGAGTTGTTATTGGGATGATTGATCCTGATCCAAGAGTTTCAGGTAATGGAATTTCAATATTAAAAGATTCTGGAATTGAAGTTATCGTGGGGGTTTTGAGTCAAGAATGTGAATCAATTAATCGTGAATTTAGTTTTCGAGTTCGTCATGGGCGTCCTTGGGGAGTTCTTAAATGGGCAATGAGCTTAGATGGAAGAATTGGCTTGCCAAACGGTTGTAGTAAGTGGATTACAGATATTCCTGCGAGAACTTCTGTTCACCAAATTAGATCTAAGTGTGATGCAGTAATAGTTGGAGGAGAAACAGTTCGGGTCGATAATCCTCTTTTGACTTCAAGAGGAAAATCAAATGTCGAACCTTTAAGGGTCATCTTCTCAAGGTCATTGAATTTACCTAAAGCTGCAAAACTTTGGGATACAAAAATTGCTCGAACAATAATTGCTTATGGGCCAGAAGGGAATGAAGCTTTTTTTTCTGATTTACCAGAGGGAATAGAGAAATTGAGATTAAATAAGAATGATCCATCCGAATTGCTCTCAGCACTTGCGAAAAAAGGCTGCAATAAAATTCTTTGGGAATGCGGTCCCCAATTAGCTACAAGTGCAATTAAAGCAAATTGTGTTCAGGAATTAGTAGTTTTTGTAGCACCAAAACTCTTAGGAGGAAAGTCTGCAATGAGCCCTTTGAACAGCTTTGGATTTGAATCAATAAGTTCCACCTACAAATTGCAACATTCTTTTTTAGATCGAAAAGGAGAAGATCTTTGTTTGAGACTACTCTTTTAG
- the argF gene encoding ornithine carbamoyltransferase — translation MASAYSGLASKLTSFSKNNFLSSSDLNSDQILSLFELAKQLKMGYRRIDLGNRVLGLIFKKASTRTRVSFQVAMTRLGGQTVDLNPQITQLGRGEPIKDTARVLSRYCDVLAIRTFSQQELEEYAEWSTIPVINALTDLEHPCQALADYLTIQEKFGKLKGINLTYIGDGNNVANSLMICGAMLGVNVKICSPKGFEADPQILEKAKSLSEFGSKLSICNDPSNAVKGAQVIYTDVWASMGQEEEHLKRKEIFKKYKVDQKLIGLADEEVIILHCLPAHRGEEITEEALESQSSNVFDQAENRLHVQQALLAVQLGGL, via the coding sequence ATGGCTTCAGCATATTCAGGCTTAGCTTCTAAATTAACTTCTTTTAGTAAAAACAATTTTCTTTCCTCTTCTGATTTAAATAGTGATCAGATCTTGTCTTTATTTGAATTAGCTAAACAGCTAAAAATGGGTTATAGAAGAATTGATCTAGGGAATAGAGTTCTTGGATTGATATTCAAAAAAGCCTCTACCAGGACAAGAGTGAGTTTTCAAGTTGCAATGACAAGACTGGGAGGTCAAACTGTTGATTTAAATCCTCAAATCACGCAACTCGGAAGGGGTGAACCTATTAAAGACACGGCAAGAGTTTTGAGTCGATATTGTGATGTACTTGCAATTAGAACTTTTTCTCAGCAAGAACTAGAAGAATATGCAGAGTGGTCCACAATTCCCGTCATTAATGCTTTAACTGATCTCGAACACCCTTGTCAGGCACTGGCTGATTATTTAACAATTCAGGAGAAGTTTGGGAAGCTAAAAGGAATAAATCTTACTTACATCGGAGATGGCAATAATGTTGCTAACTCATTGATGATATGCGGAGCGATGTTGGGAGTTAATGTGAAAATTTGTTCTCCAAAAGGTTTTGAGGCAGATCCTCAAATATTAGAAAAGGCGAAATCACTCTCGGAATTTGGTTCGAAATTATCTATTTGTAATGATCCTTCAAATGCAGTCAAAGGAGCTCAAGTTATTTATACAGATGTTTGGGCTTCTATGGGGCAAGAGGAGGAACATTTAAAGAGGAAAGAAATTTTTAAAAAGTACAAAGTTGATCAAAAATTAATAGGGCTTGCAGATGAGGAAGTAATTATTTTGCATTGTTTACCTGCTCATAGAGGAGAAGAAATCACAGAAGAGGCTTTAGAGAGTCAAAGCAGTAATGTCTTTGATCAAGCTGAGAACAGGCTTCATGTTCAGCAAGCCTTGCTAGCCGTCCAGCTTGGAGGCCTTTAG